The Castanea sativa cultivar Marrone di Chiusa Pesio chromosome 11, ASM4071231v1 genome contains a region encoding:
- the LOC142616239 gene encoding uncharacterized protein LOC142616239, whose protein sequence is MLVVVEEEGRGQRRKNRVIMVVRGTCSQMDVRDVEMDSGFENVMEVEGEGETADDSSTQDNSYGRISKWGMILGTFDIKYMARTSIKGQILADLVTEFATSLLEEEGEKQNMDGKSVGMVSLQEPLSWKVYVDGAVNQRGSGVGLVVVSPEKIIIEKSLRLGFLAMNNEAKYEALLVGMTMVQKMKGRIVELFSDSRLVISQVKGELEARDLRMEEYLNQVRHLKSGFKSFTLQQITRS, encoded by the exons ATGCTGGTTGTTGTCGAGGAAGAAGGAAGAGGTCAGAGGAGGAAAAATAGAGTGATTATGGTGGTTAGAGGGACATGTAGCCAAATGGATGTGCGTGATGTGGAAATGGATTCGGGTTTTGAGAATGTGATGGAGGTAGAAGGTGAGGGTGAAACTGCTGATGACTCTTCAACACAAGACAATAGCTATG GAAGAATTTCCAAGTGGGGTATGATCCTAGGgacttttgatatcaagtatatggcTCGCACCTCTATTAAAGGCCAGATCCTTGCAGATTTGGTGACCGAGTTTGCTACATCTCTACTGGAAGAGGAGGGAGAAAAGCagaacatggatggaaaatcagttgggatgGTTTCCTTACAAGAACCTCTATCTTGGAAGGTATACGTTGATGGTGCAGttaatcaaagaggatctggagTGGGGCTGGTTGTGGTATCTCCTGAAAAGATtattattgagaaatccttaagGTTGGGCTTTTTGGCCATGAACAATGAGGCTAAGTATGAGGCTTTGTTGGTAGGGATGactatggttcagaaaatgaaaggaagaaTAGTGGAGTTATTTTCAGATTCAAGATTGGTTATAAGCCAGGTAAAGGGAGAATTGGAAGCCAGGGATTTGAGAATGGAAGAATATTTGAATCAAGTTAGGCACTTGAAatcagggttcaagtctttcACCTTACAGCAAATCACTAGAAGCTGA
- the LOC142616241 gene encoding uncharacterized protein LOC142616241 — MEGPRLCFGDFNAILHYLETQSTRQPHIAQINVFREALESCQLEDLGYKGYPFTWTNKRPSDANTKLRLNRVVATKGWIENFQASNVVHLFPHALDYIPIAIQVQKFRQKHHRADRGFKFEEIWLLWDECEAQV; from the coding sequence ATGGAGGGTCCACGGTTATGTTTTGGAGACTTTAATGCTATACTCCATTACTTGGAAACGCAAAGCACAAGGCAGCCACATATTGCCCAGATTAATGTGTTTAGGGAGGCTTTGGAGAGTTGTCAATTAGAAGATCTAGGTTACAAAGGATACCCATTTACTTGGACTAACAAGAGACCCAGTGATGCAAATACTAAATTGAGACTTAATAGAGTTGTTGCAACGAAGGGGTGGATTGAAAACTTTCAGGCCAGCAATGTAGTGCATCTTTTTCCTCATGCTTTGGACTATATTCCTATTGCTATCCAGGTTCAAAAATTTAGACAAAAACATCATAGAGCTGATCGGGGTTTCAAGTTTGAAGAAATTTGGTTGTTATGGGATGAATGTGAGGCTCAGGTTTAG